In Aedes albopictus strain Foshan chromosome 3, AalbF5, whole genome shotgun sequence, the following are encoded in one genomic region:
- the LOC134291363 gene encoding uncharacterized protein LOC134291363, with the protein MQRAKLLGFVSLFALLQPGHSQCNVNLQDHLAPLEPLFIKNGQLWAPDGPELTWEEQESTTVACAKTKLVNVNSNTASLTCVSGQDFIVNGAPVNSTDLQCSGRMTGEVEETGETCGSSGGTLLKLGFNVEGIGFMTYIESCYDREEASVIYTRHTIPGKAIEHSIKESYRPSFKVAGASSHVNPATSYTQQAQLNRLTELLGSEEQAKKFLQGGSYYLARGHLAPDADGVYRSWQWATYFYVNVAPQWQVVNAGNWLVVENLSRSKAAQLQEDLIVYDGVHDVLLLPHVDGQSIPITLEAGGIRAPKWYWKIIVSPATSAGVAFVTNNDPFRTSLPVNEFLCDDVCSQYGWSDERFQDFTRGYTYCCAVVDLQTAIEDIPSDLQVNHVLQK; encoded by the exons ATGCAGCGGGCTAAACTGCTAGGTTTCGTTTCGCTGTTTGCGCTTTTACAACCCGGTCATTCAC AATGCAACGTGAATCTTCAGGATCACCTGGCACCATTGGAACCTCTGTTCATTAAAAACGGCCAGCTGTGGGCTCCCGACGGCCCGGAGCTGACTTGGGAGGAACAGGAAAGCACGACGGTCGCATGTGCTAAAACTAAGCTTGTGAATG TAAATAGCAATACAGCATCGTTGACGTGTGTGTCGGGGCAGGATTTCATCGTGAATGGGGCGCCGGTGAACTCGACGGATTTGCAATGCTCCGGTCGAATGACCGGAGAGGTTGAAGAAACTGGAGAAACATGTGGGTCCAGTGGTGGAACATTGTTGAAACTTGGATTTAATGTCGAAGGGATAGGATTTATGACTTACATAGAATCGTGCTACGATAGAGAAGAGGCATCGGTCATTTACACTAGACATACCATTCCTGGAAAGGCTATTGAAC ATTCTATTAAAGAGTCCTATCGACCATCATTTAAAGTTGCTGGAGCATCTTCTCATGTAAATCCGGCTACGTCATACACTCAGCAAGCTCAGCTGAACAGGTTAACCGAGCTGTTGGGCTCCGAAGAGCAAGccaaaaagtttctccaaggtGGGTCATACTACCTAGCTCGTGGACATTTAGCACCGGATGCAGATGGCGTTTACAGATCCTGGCAGTGGGCAACCTACTTCTATGTGAACGTAGCCCCACAATGGCAA GTTGTCAACGCTGGTAATTGGTTGGTGGTGGAAAACTTGTCTCGCTCCAAAGCAGCCCAGCTTCAAGAGGACCTGATAGTGTACGATGGAGTGCACGATGTGCTGCTTTTGCCACATGTTGATGGCCAATCGATACCGATAACACTTGAAGCCGGCGGTATTCGAGCACCGAAGTGGTATTGGAAGATAATCGTATCGCCCGCTACAAGTGCTGGTGTCGCATTCGTCACCAATAACGATCCATTCCGAACCAGCCTGCCGGTCAATGAATTCCTGTGTGACGATGTGTGTTCTCAGTATGGATGGAGTGATGAAAGATTTCAAGATTTCACCCGGGGATATACCTACTGCTGCGCGGTAGTTGATTTACAGACTGCTATTGAAGACATTCCCAGCGATTTACAAGTGAATCATGTCTtacaaaaataa